A stretch of Myxococcus hansupus DNA encodes these proteins:
- a CDS encoding PDDEXK nuclease domain-containing protein: MKKSSSSKKPLTRATPATLATKLAVPRAKRAFVDDGDTRFAEVIALIEVARRRAHQAVNTELVTHYWELGEYISRKIASAEWGDGIVEELAADLARRYPGVRGYTRPNLFRMRQFYEAYRSNRRISPLVRQLPWTHHLIILSQAKPLDTREFYILAAIKERWPKRELERQIRSGAVLREARATKKVSPAVRQTHPTAIDEFKNVYNIEFLGLAADHSEADLHDALLRNLGRFLTELGRDFCFVGSQYPVQVGSQDFVIDLVFFHRGIQCLVAFELKVDKFKPADLGQLSFYVEALDRDVKKLHERPSIGVLLCATKDDEVVEYALARTTSPTLVAEYQTFLPSKELLRAKLHELYSQLAPEAERTGPRHQRPQVGRSARSHRRSP, encoded by the coding sequence ATGAAGAAGAGTTCCTCCTCGAAGAAGCCTTTGACGCGCGCGACGCCCGCCACCCTGGCGACGAAGCTCGCCGTGCCTCGCGCCAAGCGGGCGTTCGTCGACGACGGAGACACGCGGTTCGCCGAGGTCATCGCGCTCATCGAAGTGGCCCGACGACGCGCGCACCAAGCGGTGAACACGGAGCTGGTGACCCACTACTGGGAGCTGGGCGAGTACATCAGCCGGAAGATCGCCAGCGCGGAGTGGGGCGACGGCATCGTCGAGGAGCTCGCCGCGGATCTCGCGAGGCGCTACCCGGGTGTCCGGGGCTACACGCGCCCGAACCTCTTTCGGATGCGCCAGTTCTACGAGGCGTACCGGTCGAACCGAAGAATCTCACCACTGGTGAGACAACTGCCGTGGACACACCACCTCATCATCCTCAGCCAAGCCAAGCCCCTCGATACACGCGAGTTCTACATTCTCGCTGCCATCAAGGAGCGCTGGCCCAAGCGGGAGCTCGAACGGCAGATCCGCTCGGGCGCCGTTCTTCGCGAGGCACGCGCCACGAAGAAAGTCTCGCCAGCGGTGAGACAAACTCACCCGACGGCAATCGACGAGTTCAAGAACGTCTACAACATCGAGTTTCTCGGCCTCGCCGCCGATCACTCCGAAGCCGACCTCCACGACGCCCTCCTTCGGAACCTTGGCCGCTTCCTCACTGAGTTGGGACGCGACTTCTGTTTCGTCGGCTCGCAATATCCGGTGCAGGTCGGCAGCCAAGACTTCGTGATCGACCTCGTCTTCTTTCACCGTGGCATTCAGTGTCTCGTCGCCTTCGAGTTGAAGGTCGACAAATTCAAGCCCGCCGATCTCGGACAGCTCTCGTTCTACGTCGAGGCACTTGACCGTGACGTGAAGAAGCTCCACGAGCGGCCGTCGATCGGCGTGCTCCTCTGCGCGACGAAGGACGACGAGGTCGTCGAGTACGCTCTTGCCCGGACAACGTCGCCAACGCTCGTCGCCGAGTACCAGACGTTCCTGCCGTCCAAGGAGCTGCTGCGGGCGAAGCTCCACGAGTTGTACTCGCAGCTCGCGCCGGAGGCAGAGCGAACTGGCCCGCGCCACCAGCGACCGCAGGTAGGGCGTTCCGCACGAAGCCATCGGCGCAGTCCTTGA
- the queD gene encoding 6-carboxytetrahydropterin synthase QueD codes for MDIFKEFTFEAAHRLPNVPPGHKCSRLHGHSYRVEVHVRGPVGEQSGWVMDFSDIKESFEPVRLKLDHYYLNEIEGLENPTSENLSRWIWKRLRPGLPLLSRVVVRETCTSGCIYQGEDD; via the coding sequence TTGGACATCTTCAAGGAATTCACCTTCGAGGCCGCGCACCGGCTTCCCAACGTGCCGCCGGGGCACAAGTGCAGCCGGCTCCACGGCCACAGCTACCGGGTGGAAGTCCACGTGCGAGGCCCCGTGGGCGAGCAGTCCGGGTGGGTGATGGACTTCTCGGACATCAAGGAGTCCTTCGAGCCCGTGCGGCTCAAGCTGGACCACTACTACCTCAACGAGATTGAGGGCCTGGAGAACCCCACCAGCGAGAACCTGTCGCGGTGGATCTGGAAGCGCCTGCGTCCAGGCCTTCCCCTGCTCAGCCGGGTGGTCGTCCGTGAGACGTGCACCAGCGGCTGCATCTATCAGGGTGAAGACGACTGA